In one Cloacibacillus sp. An23 genomic region, the following are encoded:
- the prfB gene encoding peptide chain release factor 2 (programmed frameshift), whose protein sequence is MVSLPTSTVITNLRSSFDELRESLDLPASETRIEELRKITEKPDFWGSDGSQEVTRELSRLQSKLDKVSEMSGELDEIAAIAEILSEGADAELEGEFYTRAEKLSKTIEDYQTFVLLDGEYDAGDAIMTIHAGAGGLDSQDWAQMLCRMYMRWTESHGYSVKVIDELPDQEAGIKSVTFSVSGDYAYGYLKGEQGVHRLVRISPFDSAKRRHTSFASVEVMPVLPESVQIEIRPEDLKMDTFRSSGAGGQYVNMTDSAVRITHIPTGIIVSCQTERSQHMNRATAMQVLRSKLFERMMRERQEQLDSIQGEKRTIAWGSQIRSYTLQPFQLVKDHRSGCEIGNVQAVLDGNIDELIIAYLRFLKNDKKQ, encoded by the exons ATGGTTTCGCTTCCGACGTCGACCGTCATTACAAACCTGCGTTCATCGTTTGATGAGCTGCGTGAGAGTCTT GACCTGCCTGCGTCAGAGACAAGAATCGAAGAACTTCGCAAAATAACCGAAAAGCCGGACTTCTGGGGCTCGGACGGCTCGCAGGAGGTAACGCGCGAGCTTTCACGGCTTCAGTCAAAGCTTGACAAAGTCTCTGAAATGAGCGGCGAGCTCGATGAAATAGCGGCGATCGCTGAAATTCTGTCCGAGGGCGCGGACGCCGAGCTCGAAGGGGAATTTTATACGCGCGCCGAAAAGCTTTCAAAGACTATAGAAGACTATCAGACCTTCGTCCTTCTCGACGGCGAATACGACGCGGGGGACGCGATAATGACGATACACGCCGGGGCCGGCGGCCTCGACTCTCAGGATTGGGCGCAGATGCTCTGCCGCATGTATATGAGATGGACTGAATCGCACGGCTACTCCGTGAAGGTCATAGACGAACTGCCCGACCAGGAAGCGGGAATAAAGAGCGTGACCTTCTCTGTTTCCGGAGATTACGCATACGGCTATCTCAAAGGCGAGCAGGGAGTCCACCGGCTCGTGCGCATATCTCCATTCGACTCGGCCAAACGCCGCCATACCAGCTTCGCGTCCGTCGAGGTCATGCCGGTGCTGCCGGAAAGCGTTCAGATAGAGATACGTCCGGAAGATCTAAAGATGGATACCTTCCGCTCGAGCGGCGCTGGAGGGCAGTACGTCAACATGACCGACTCCGCGGTGCGCATCACGCACATCCCGACTGGGATAATAGTATCCTGCCAGACTGAGCGCTCGCAGCACATGAACCGTGCGACCGCGATGCAGGTGCTCCGCTCCAAGCTCTTCGAACGCATGATGCGAGAGCGCCAGGAGCAGCTGGACAGCATACAGGGAGAAAAAAGAACGATAGCGTGGGGCAGCCAGATACGCTCGTACACGCTACAGCCATTTCAGCTCGTGAAGGATCACCGTTCCGGCTGCGAGATAGGAAACGTGCAGGCCGTGCTCGACGGAAACATCGACGAGCTCATAATCGCTTATCTGCGTTTCCTGAAAAACGACAAAAAACAGTAA
- the lpxA gene encoding acyl-ACP--UDP-N-acetylglucosamine O-acyltransferase, producing the protein MSVQIHPTAIVAKEAELGEDVKIGPYCIVDPKTRIGDGSELRAFARVCDYTEMGAGCVIHEHAVIGGIPQDLSYRGEETWAILGDRVVCREYVTVNRAAGEGNVTKVGDGCFIMENVHLAHNVRIGRECTIANKAGLSGHVVVGDYVVIGGMTGFHQFTHIGSYCMIGGLSRITQDVPPYCLAAGIPLRVFDINKVGLRRRGFESASRRKIRDMYKLIYNSSLQLKEALRRLAEKYPNDREAQMIIDFAAESTRGFTPRVTHDWERKSEE; encoded by the coding sequence ATGAGCGTCCAAATACACCCCACAGCGATAGTGGCCAAAGAGGCCGAGCTCGGCGAGGACGTAAAGATAGGACCGTACTGTATAGTAGACCCTAAGACGAGGATAGGCGACGGTTCGGAACTCCGCGCTTTTGCGCGCGTCTGCGACTATACTGAGATGGGCGCGGGCTGCGTGATCCACGAGCACGCCGTCATCGGCGGAATACCTCAGGATTTAAGCTACCGCGGCGAGGAGACCTGGGCCATCCTCGGAGACAGAGTCGTATGCCGCGAATACGTCACCGTGAACCGCGCCGCTGGCGAGGGCAACGTGACGAAGGTCGGAGACGGCTGCTTCATCATGGAGAACGTCCACCTCGCGCACAACGTCCGCATCGGGCGCGAATGCACTATAGCCAACAAAGCCGGACTTTCCGGGCACGTCGTCGTCGGCGACTATGTCGTCATAGGCGGCATGACGGGATTCCACCAGTTTACTCATATCGGCTCGTACTGCATGATAGGCGGGCTTTCGCGCATTACGCAGGATGTGCCTCCCTACTGTCTCGCGGCTGGGATACCGCTTCGCGTCTTCGACATCAACAAGGTCGGGCTGCGCCGTCGCGGCTTCGAGTCCGCGTCGCGCCGCAAGATACGCGATATGTATAAACTCATTTATAATTCGTCCTTGCAGCTGAAAGAGGCGCTGCGCCGGCTCGCAGAGAAATATCCGAACGACCGTGAGGCGCAGATGATCATCGACTTCGCGGCGGAAAGCACCCGCGGCTTCACTCCGCGCGTAACGCACGACTGGGAACGCAAGTCGGAGGAATAA
- a CDS encoding biotin--[acetyl-CoA-carboxylase] ligase — protein sequence MTKNCGEETSRTRLFEALAASPGEIVSSSRVTERLGASRQAVFKAVCALRDEGVPVESVPQKGYRLGSLDGVQAMPPTLIEYFLRGNPLFNKFIYLEETDSTQSVIKSLARQGAPAGVAAFSEIQTSGRGRRGRSWAGAPGKNLTFSVLLRPNIRPGEVQLLNLAAGVAVKSTLRTLYSIPAELKWPNDILCRGRKLCGILSEAAGEPDRVYYAVTGIGANINMTEDEIPGELLGSATSARIESGKLLPRWRVFVELLSRLAECTGLLCSKAGGAELINLYRRECDTLGKDVKVIQDDETFTGRAEDVTDEGALVVRIGSEEKIFAAADVQHLRAV from the coding sequence ATGACGAAAAACTGCGGCGAGGAAACAAGCAGGACGAGGCTCTTCGAAGCGCTCGCCGCGAGCCCGGGCGAGATAGTTTCGAGCTCGCGCGTTACGGAGCGCCTCGGCGCGTCGCGTCAGGCCGTATTCAAGGCGGTGTGCGCGCTGCGCGACGAGGGCGTGCCCGTCGAGTCGGTCCCGCAGAAAGGTTACAGGCTCGGCAGTCTCGACGGCGTCCAGGCGATGCCGCCTACGCTGATAGAATATTTTCTGCGCGGCAATCCGCTCTTTAACAAATTCATATATCTCGAAGAGACGGACAGCACGCAGAGCGTGATAAAAAGCCTGGCGCGCCAGGGAGCGCCCGCCGGCGTCGCCGCTTTCAGCGAGATACAGACGTCGGGGCGAGGCCGGCGCGGACGGAGCTGGGCCGGCGCGCCAGGCAAGAACCTAACCTTCTCGGTGCTTCTGCGGCCGAACATCAGGCCCGGCGAAGTCCAGCTTCTCAACCTCGCGGCGGGCGTCGCGGTAAAGAGCACCCTGCGCACGCTCTACTCCATCCCCGCGGAGCTGAAATGGCCAAACGACATACTCTGCCGCGGACGCAAGCTATGCGGCATACTCAGCGAGGCGGCCGGCGAACCTGACAGAGTCTACTACGCCGTCACGGGAATAGGCGCTAACATAAACATGACCGAGGACGAGATTCCCGGAGAGCTGCTCGGATCGGCGACCTCCGCCCGCATCGAGAGCGGAAAGCTTCTCCCGCGCTGGCGCGTATTCGTCGAACTGCTCTCGCGCCTGGCCGAATGCACGGGACTGCTCTGCTCGAAGGCTGGCGGCGCGGAACTTATAAATCTGTACCGCCGCGAGTGCGACACTCTAGGCAAAGACGTAAAAGTCATACAGGACGACGAGACCTTCACGGGGCGCGCCGAAGACGTGACCGACGAAGGCGCGCTCGTCGTGAGAATCGGTTCGGAAGAAAAAATATTCGCCGCGGCGGACGTTCAGCATCTGCGCGCGGTTTAG
- a CDS encoding HAD-IIIA family hydrolase yields the protein MIKLFAMDVDGTLTDGGIYMDGSGNEMKRFDVQDGQGIAALIKKGVKVAFISGRYSAPTQKRAEDLKITRCVNGVKDKLPELRKIAAELGVTADETAYAGDDVPDVECIEWAGLGIAVANACAEAKKAAGYVAKRGGGRGAIRECAEMIIRINDGEAAD from the coding sequence TTGATAAAACTGTTCGCTATGGACGTCGACGGCACTTTGACCGACGGCGGCATCTACATGGACGGCTCGGGGAACGAAATGAAGCGCTTTGACGTCCAGGACGGGCAGGGAATAGCGGCGCTCATCAAAAAGGGCGTGAAGGTCGCCTTCATCAGCGGGCGTTATTCAGCGCCGACGCAGAAGCGCGCGGAAGATTTGAAGATAACGCGCTGCGTCAACGGCGTCAAAGACAAGCTGCCGGAGCTTAGGAAGATAGCGGCGGAGCTTGGCGTGACGGCGGACGAGACGGCCTACGCCGGAGACGACGTCCCGGACGTCGAGTGCATCGAATGGGCCGGTCTCGGCATAGCGGTTGCGAACGCCTGCGCCGAGGCGAAGAAGGCCGCCGGTTATGTCGCCAAGCGCGGCGGAGGACGCGGCGCCATACGTGAGTGCGCGGAAATGATAATCAGAATCAACGACGGAGAGGCTGCCGATTGA
- a CDS encoding Lrp/AsnC family transcriptional regulator yields MEKDGITLDDTDRRILAILQENARAAFTEIGRAVGLTSPAVKERVVRMEQAGLIKGYRAELDYSMLGRQLRAVVMLKVKNYDRFSEKRGAAYIYEIKKIRGVVRAWDVTGDVECIAEVAVPSTKELDAALAQFSAIGFATTTYLILSDTGELPALDRSGR; encoded by the coding sequence ATGGAAAAAGACGGAATAACGCTGGACGATACCGACAGGCGGATACTTGCGATATTGCAGGAGAACGCGCGGGCGGCTTTCACGGAGATAGGACGGGCCGTCGGGCTCACCTCGCCCGCCGTCAAAGAACGCGTCGTGCGTATGGAACAGGCCGGGCTGATAAAGGGCTACAGGGCCGAGCTAGACTACTCGATGCTCGGACGTCAGCTCCGCGCCGTCGTCATGCTTAAAGTCAAAAACTATGATAGATTTTCCGAGAAGAGAGGCGCGGCTTACATTTACGAGATAAAGAAGATTCGCGGCGTCGTCCGCGCCTGGGACGTGACCGGGGACGTCGAGTGCATAGCAGAGGTGGCCGTGCCTTCGACAAAAGAGCTCGACGCCGCGCTCGCGCAGTTCAGCGCCATCGGTTTCGCGACGACCACATACCTCATACTAAGCGACACGGGAGAGCTGCCTGCGCTTGACAGAAGCGGAAGATAA
- a CDS encoding LptF/LptG family permease: MNISSFKVRALDRFILNELKAPFFFGLVAFTIILVAGGLLFQMAELIIQKGVSIGIVIRLFIYYMPRLVVFTIPMSCLLAALLGFGKLSANSEIVALKSAGLSFQRIVRPVVAAAFVISICALVINESVVPVSERAAANVMKYEVLHESAPVFTQKVFLKEEGGGSVERVIYIDKMDNETKEMENVVVEEFEGGRLARIIAAKSGEWLSGSWWLTDGAVYEIKKETKEVGLLFKFNRQALMLNMEPDEISANDRKPDEMTIPELLRAIEIRGKTGAEAGDLWMAFHLRLAVPWACLIFGILGAALGSRPQRSSSSVGLGFSVIIIFVYYVIMSFGRALGESGSLPPILAAWVANFVFLAISVFFCLRANRLG; the protein is encoded by the coding sequence TTGAATATATCATCCTTTAAAGTAAGAGCTCTTGACCGTTTTATACTGAACGAGCTGAAAGCGCCGTTTTTCTTCGGCCTCGTCGCTTTCACTATAATCCTGGTGGCGGGAGGACTTCTCTTCCAGATGGCCGAGCTCATAATACAGAAGGGCGTTTCCATAGGCATAGTCATAAGGCTGTTCATATATTACATGCCGAGGCTCGTCGTCTTCACAATACCGATGAGCTGCCTTCTCGCGGCGCTGCTGGGCTTCGGCAAGCTTTCGGCTAATTCCGAGATAGTCGCGCTCAAGTCCGCCGGGCTTTCCTTCCAGCGCATCGTGCGCCCGGTCGTCGCGGCGGCCTTCGTCATATCCATCTGCGCCCTCGTCATAAACGAGAGCGTCGTCCCTGTCAGCGAGCGCGCGGCGGCGAACGTCATGAAGTACGAGGTGCTCCACGAATCTGCGCCGGTCTTCACTCAAAAAGTGTTCCTTAAGGAAGAGGGCGGCGGTTCCGTCGAACGCGTCATATACATAGACAAGATGGACAACGAAACAAAGGAGATGGAGAACGTCGTCGTAGAGGAATTTGAGGGCGGGCGGCTCGCCCGCATAATCGCGGCGAAAAGCGGGGAATGGCTCTCCGGAAGCTGGTGGCTGACTGACGGCGCCGTCTACGAGATAAAGAAAGAGACCAAGGAGGTCGGGCTGCTCTTCAAGTTCAACCGCCAGGCGCTCATGCTCAACATGGAGCCGGACGAGATATCCGCGAACGACAGGAAGCCCGACGAGATGACGATACCTGAGCTGCTGCGCGCGATAGAGATACGCGGCAAGACAGGCGCGGAGGCCGGAGACCTGTGGATGGCCTTCCATCTGCGCCTCGCCGTCCCGTGGGCCTGCCTCATCTTCGGCATACTCGGCGCGGCGCTCGGCAGCAGGCCGCAGCGTTCGAGTTCGAGCGTCGGCCTCGGCTTCAGCGTCATAATAATATTCGTCTATTACGTTATCATGTCCTTCGGACGGGCGCTCGGCGAAAGCGGCTCGCTGCCGCCCATACTCGCCGCATGGGTTGCTAACTTCGTATTCCTTGCGATAAGCGTCTTCTTCTGTCTGAGGGCGAACAGACTCGGCTGA
- the selD gene encoding selenide, water dikinase SelD — protein sequence MRLTERARTSGUAAKIAPAELDKILKGLPVLKTDRLLASWNHGEDAALWKITEDRIGILTIDFITPVVDDPRRFGEIAAANSLSDVYAMGGDPIIALNVVCFPTSCEPLSVLQEILDGGANKIIEANAMLAGGHSVQDQEPKYGLVVFGEVDAKAMWTVGTAREGDALILTKPLGTGIAVTAIKAGLFAQENIEAAELNMAKLNAVPPLFPKKLREKVSACTDLTGFGLASHALDLASGGTSLEIECARVPLLPGIEEMANMGLLPAGSYENKKYVGDRVINESPLGRFAEDIAFDPQTSGGLLIAAPRGACEEMLPILRANGFERSEIIGRFVAGDEKLYLK from the coding sequence ATGAGACTGACGGAACGCGCGCGCACAAGCGGCTGAGCCGCCAAGATAGCTCCGGCGGAGCTCGACAAGATATTGAAGGGGCTGCCCGTGCTCAAGACGGACAGGCTGCTGGCGTCGTGGAACCACGGCGAGGACGCCGCGCTTTGGAAGATAACCGAGGACCGAATCGGGATACTAACGATAGACTTCATTACGCCGGTCGTCGACGACCCGAGGCGCTTCGGCGAAATCGCCGCCGCGAACTCCCTCAGCGACGTCTACGCGATGGGCGGAGACCCTATAATCGCTCTCAACGTCGTGTGCTTCCCGACCTCGTGCGAACCTCTCTCCGTGCTTCAGGAGATACTCGACGGAGGCGCGAACAAGATAATCGAGGCGAACGCGATGCTCGCAGGAGGCCACAGTGTGCAGGACCAGGAGCCTAAATACGGCCTCGTCGTATTCGGAGAGGTAGATGCCAAAGCCATGTGGACGGTCGGCACTGCTCGCGAGGGCGACGCGCTGATACTGACGAAACCGCTGGGCACCGGCATAGCCGTCACCGCTATCAAAGCAGGGCTGTTCGCACAGGAGAACATCGAGGCGGCTGAGCTCAACATGGCGAAGCTCAACGCCGTGCCGCCGCTCTTCCCGAAAAAGCTGCGCGAAAAGGTGAGCGCCTGCACAGACCTTACCGGTTTCGGCCTCGCGAGCCACGCGCTCGACCTCGCGTCCGGCGGGACGTCGCTCGAGATAGAATGCGCAAGGGTCCCGCTCCTCCCCGGCATCGAGGAGATGGCGAACATGGGACTGCTCCCGGCCGGATCGTACGAGAATAAGAAATATGTAGGAGACAGGGTGATAAACGAATCGCCGCTCGGACGCTTCGCCGAGGACATAGCCTTCGACCCGCAGACCTCAGGCGGGCTGCTCATAGCGGCGCCGCGCGGCGCATGCGAAGAAATGCTGCCCATACTGCGCGCGAACGGCTTCGAGCGCTCCGAGATAATCGGACGCTTCGTCGCAGGAGACGAAAAACTTTACCTCAAATAA